Proteins encoded in a region of the Paenibacillus sp. E222 genome:
- a CDS encoding carbohydrate ABC transporter permease produces MVVKHTGLDRLILTLNAIFLTCAVLVVVVPLIYIVVASFMDPTVLLNRGLSFNVSDWSLDGYQMILSNPAMIRGFANAVLYSVSFALVTVTVSIFAGYALSDERLAGRGFFMIIFIITMFFGGGLIPTYLLVRNLGMLDTVWAIIIPGAVNVWNIILSRTFFKGVPRELKEAANVDGASEMKIFFQIVIPLSKPIIFVLALYAFVGQWNSYFDAMIYLDNPNLHPLQLVLRSILIQNQAAPGMISDQLAMAELKRLSEMIKYSAIVISSLPLIIMYPFFQKYFEKGVMVGSLK; encoded by the coding sequence ATGGTAGTCAAACATACGGGACTGGATCGACTGATCCTCACGCTGAACGCGATTTTTCTCACCTGTGCCGTACTGGTTGTGGTTGTCCCCCTGATTTATATCGTCGTTGCCTCATTCATGGACCCGACGGTACTGCTGAACCGCGGGCTGTCCTTCAATGTATCCGACTGGAGTCTGGATGGGTATCAGATGATTCTATCCAATCCGGCCATGATTCGAGGGTTTGCCAATGCGGTGCTGTACTCGGTTTCTTTTGCACTAGTGACGGTGACCGTCTCGATATTTGCAGGGTATGCCTTGTCTGATGAAAGGCTGGCTGGGCGAGGATTTTTCATGATTATTTTTATCATCACGATGTTCTTCGGTGGCGGTTTGATCCCGACCTATCTGCTTGTTCGTAATCTAGGCATGCTGGATACGGTATGGGCCATTATCATCCCAGGCGCAGTCAATGTCTGGAACATCATTCTCTCCAGAACCTTCTTCAAAGGGGTGCCGCGAGAACTGAAAGAAGCCGCCAATGTGGATGGTGCCTCCGAGATGAAGATTTTCTTCCAGATCGTCATTCCGTTATCGAAACCTATCATTTTTGTTCTCGCGTTGTACGCGTTTGTAGGCCAGTGGAATTCCTATTTTGACGCCATGATCTATCTGGACAATCCGAACCTCCATCCGCTCCAGCTTGTTCTGCGCTCCATTCTGATTCAGAATCAGGCTGCACCGGGCATGATCAGTGATCAGCTTGCGATGGCGGAACTGAAACGTCTCTCGGAAATGATCAAATATTCAGCCATTGTCATTTCGAGTCTGCCACTCATTATCATGTATCCGTTCTTTCAGAAATACTTCGAAAAAGGTGTCATGGTAGGTTCGCTCAAATAG
- a CDS encoding sugar ABC transporter permease has product MQQFKKNYFLYLLLAPALILTLVFKYIPMYGAIIAFKDFSPIKGIMGSEWVGLKHFEKFLASPNFDVIFMNTLKLSFFGLIFSFPVPILLALMLNQVRKAGVKKNIQLFLYAPNFISVVVVVGMLFIFLSPTGPINQIATAITGHPIMFMSEPEYFRWIYILSDIWTGAGWASIIYVAALANVDPELHNAANLDGANLIQRIRHIDLPTIRPIMAIVFILAAGGIMSIGFEKAYLMQTSMNLPSSEIIATYVYKVGLQSGDYAYSAAVGLFNSVINVILLVTVNLIVKKLNEGEGLY; this is encoded by the coding sequence ATGCAGCAGTTCAAAAAGAATTATTTTTTGTACTTGTTACTCGCACCAGCTCTGATCCTGACCCTTGTCTTCAAATACATCCCGATGTACGGAGCCATTATCGCATTTAAGGATTTTAGTCCGATCAAAGGTATTATGGGCAGTGAGTGGGTAGGCTTGAAGCATTTTGAGAAGTTTTTGGCTTCGCCCAATTTTGACGTCATCTTTATGAATACGCTTAAACTCAGTTTTTTTGGATTGATATTCAGCTTTCCGGTCCCGATTTTGCTTGCTCTCATGCTCAATCAGGTACGTAAAGCCGGAGTGAAGAAAAACATCCAATTGTTTCTGTATGCACCCAACTTTATCTCGGTAGTTGTCGTTGTGGGTATGCTGTTTATCTTTCTATCCCCAACAGGGCCGATCAATCAGATAGCCACAGCAATTACAGGGCATCCTATTATGTTTATGTCCGAACCGGAATACTTCCGCTGGATATACATTTTGTCGGATATTTGGACCGGGGCGGGCTGGGCTTCCATCATTTATGTCGCTGCTTTGGCCAATGTCGATCCGGAACTTCACAATGCAGCCAACCTGGATGGAGCGAATCTCATTCAGCGTATTCGCCATATCGACCTTCCGACGATTCGACCGATTATGGCCATCGTATTTATTCTTGCCGCTGGCGGGATCATGTCGATTGGATTTGAGAAGGCCTACCTGATGCAGACATCCATGAACTTGCCTTCCTCCGAAATCATTGCCACGTATGTGTACAAGGTGGGCTTGCAGTCCGGAGATTACGCTTATTCTGCGGCAGTAGGATTATTTAACTCCGTCATCAATGTCATTTTGCTGGTGACTGTGAATCTGATCGTGAAGAAATTGAATGAAGGCGAAGGCCTCTATTAG
- a CDS encoding ABC transporter substrate-binding protein — protein sequence MKKVNKSRKAATTASISMLSAMLLLSACGGGGGGAASEAQSPDGKVTLNFITQSSPLAPADPNEKLINKRLEEKTNVHINWKNYTSDVFAEKRNLAIASGDLPDAIFDAGYGDYDLLKLAKDGAIIPLEDMIEQYMPNLKKVLEEAPEYKSMITAPDGHIYSFPWIEELGSGKQRIQAVDDLPWINVEWLNKLGLKMPTTTEELKQVLIAFKTQDPNGNGKADEIPLSFINKPGGEDLTFLFAAFGLGENWDHTVVTNDGKVVFTAADEGYKEAVKYIHELVQEGLVDVEAYQQDWNTYLAKGKDNKYGMYFTWDKANITGMNDTYDVLPPVAGPNGEINVARTNGIGLDRGRMVVTSSNKNLESTAKWVDQLYDPLQSVQNNWGTYGDETQQNIFELDEAKGMLKHLPLEGAAPVELRQKTSIAGPLAILDSYYDKYTTKPEDAAWRMELLDKYMVPHMKAENVYPSVFFSIDELDRLSTIETDLFAYVLRMRTEWYQNGKIDQEWDAYLKELDRLGLQEWLQIKQAGYDRNTQ from the coding sequence ATGAAAAAAGTGAACAAGTCCAGAAAAGCCGCTACAACGGCATCCATCTCCATGTTGTCAGCCATGCTCCTGCTCTCGGCGTGTGGCGGGGGAGGAGGCGGTGCGGCAAGTGAAGCCCAGTCACCTGATGGCAAAGTGACATTGAATTTTATAACACAGAGTTCTCCGCTGGCCCCTGCTGATCCGAACGAGAAGCTGATTAACAAGAGACTCGAAGAGAAAACCAATGTGCATATCAACTGGAAGAACTATACGAGTGATGTGTTTGCGGAGAAAAGAAACCTGGCGATAGCCAGCGGTGATTTGCCGGATGCCATTTTTGACGCAGGTTATGGGGATTATGATCTCCTGAAACTGGCGAAGGACGGTGCCATCATTCCACTGGAGGACATGATTGAGCAATACATGCCGAACCTGAAAAAGGTGCTGGAGGAAGCTCCCGAATACAAGAGCATGATTACGGCTCCAGACGGACATATTTATTCCTTTCCCTGGATTGAGGAGCTCGGAAGTGGCAAGCAGCGCATACAGGCGGTTGATGACTTACCTTGGATCAACGTGGAGTGGCTGAACAAGCTCGGACTGAAGATGCCAACGACAACCGAAGAACTGAAACAAGTGCTGATTGCGTTCAAAACCCAGGACCCGAACGGCAATGGCAAGGCTGACGAAATTCCGTTGTCCTTCATTAACAAGCCGGGCGGAGAAGATCTGACATTTCTATTTGCAGCATTTGGACTCGGGGAGAACTGGGACCACACCGTGGTGACCAACGATGGAAAAGTAGTCTTTACGGCAGCTGATGAAGGCTACAAGGAAGCGGTCAAATACATTCACGAACTGGTTCAGGAAGGTCTTGTGGATGTGGAAGCATATCAGCAGGATTGGAATACGTATCTGGCCAAGGGCAAAGACAACAAATATGGTATGTACTTCACTTGGGATAAGGCCAACATTACAGGCATGAATGATACCTATGATGTTCTGCCTCCTGTCGCCGGACCGAATGGAGAAATTAATGTCGCGCGTACAAACGGTATCGGTCTAGACCGAGGACGCATGGTTGTTACGAGCAGCAATAAAAATCTGGAATCCACAGCGAAGTGGGTCGACCAATTGTACGATCCGCTCCAATCCGTGCAGAACAACTGGGGAACTTACGGTGATGAGACACAACAGAATATTTTTGAATTGGATGAAGCCAAAGGCATGCTGAAGCATCTTCCGCTGGAAGGCGCTGCACCTGTTGAGCTCAGACAGAAAACGAGCATTGCAGGACCGCTGGCTATTCTAGACAGTTACTATGACAAATACACAACCAAACCGGAAGATGCTGCATGGCGTATGGAACTGCTCGATAAATATATGGTTCCACACATGAAAGCAGAAAACGTCTATCCAAGCGTGTTCTTCTCGATCGATGAACTCGACCGCCTTTCCACCATTGAGACGGATTTGTTCGCCTATGTGCTGCGTATGCGCACGGAATGGTATCAGAATGGAAAGATCGATCAGGAGTGGGACGCTTATCTGAAAGAGCTGGATCGTCTTGGCTTGCAAGAGTGGCTGCAGATTAAACAAGCGGGATATGACCGCAACACCCAATAA